The following coding sequences lie in one Oncorhynchus masou masou isolate Uvic2021 chromosome 20, UVic_Omas_1.1, whole genome shotgun sequence genomic window:
- the LOC135507230 gene encoding serine/arginine repetitive matrix protein 2-like, which produces MEEADRMAARCRSSKCTVERNGFKRELDTWRHKLINCVGFESILEGIYGPLLLRDLNIFDDCEPEELEDWAVKASCSFCSLLINDHVPVAASPSDDTPSQAPSLSDSSLSAHRFLHAVFHKKELASSGDPNVPLVAQELMKRMVRQFAMEYASKTRLTTTTGSPRSDLDSPLDLTVTRNQEEEPTPADSVLDLSKRNSASSASTSPTIHKASGSPLPPVTDEPQREAEDAGMPDAPSERSSALEAVRSSLCPAHRSLLQRILRLAHQQHRLSLAYRDAHHRLVPPPDPLCGHLVAKQQDDTSSPPSFTGCWSRSGATRPTDWKTPGGPGCCCWLPPVCFCLQSLRCLSCQSLSLGHITTGVRTSSSLCSFTSSSSRSSSALCPNPSVCPVASVCCSNPQPCASCCSEHTYLAPVRHTAPGGGGGSECPVLKRERSRTPSPPPLSPIPSDMDGKEEDKPPSLLQQEGEKEEEAGCGGTVGEDREQQDLVERFSDKLKTIRPQEKDPPLSSALANHNLEKDPHLTTSANQHIAESQADAHLSEIITTVLNTGGGSDYSLNDMLHHHDNNESHPPRTRSRRRQEALAAMATLPDQSSTRRQTLLIKRELARLNQSLGRRLSLGKNKSRSATPFSTCSSPEPTPVTAEIDRITEEEGETGRVKEGETGRVKEGETGRVKEGETGRVKEGETGRVKEGETGRVKEGETGRVKEGETGRVKEGETGRVKEGETGRVKEGETGRVKEGETGRVKEGETGRVKEGETGRVKEGETGRVKEGETGRVKEGETSRVKEGETGRVKEGATEKVTAEEGGPVRVTKDRVGMKEEMEKLPVLSSTQQSPPQEDQHKPESWNITCQDSSRSDLPKKRREEESPGCTSCGLPERSREEEEESPGSTSSACDHGSGLPERSREEEEESPGSTSSACDHGSGLPERSREEEESPGSTSSGLPERSREEEEESPGSTSSGLPERSREEEEETAGSSKDSSRVSARNSPSHPCRTRRGSRSQPGCSSQVVVGRSSQAGRSRRSIVPPQRFSSYVTEPRMMYSAACFSERIFSAPRTPKDRQPLNAPNTNRADSPSSATDTAEGLGEAREEELPLASSPEDVSQERRGGRGCRSTARGQSSDRESQRRGQVIPVTAASSEQQSPPKHRSPNRADVRLRAAKPFGRLRSSHSGQQSQPASPQTASRPEVPTGQPQYISPIKLMFVSAVVGEEGVRYTLKAAAPGSSWHGQETFDPCEESSWAGSPEKTPEKTRSPPKTRSPLQTSSPPKTRSPPKTRSPLQTRSPPKNTISSSPKLCGTMRGGEGGSPPKRSPGSQNGDGSPPFRETTPTKRRPGRPKKLGPQLEKRAKRPIGRPPKQRGVEPSCGSRQGGQDLSSGVPLGCSTGEEGNEERDPANRNLKITVVYGRSHRTKRTVSEEAACLQATEQLMDLNFVRPVKEKRFAPHASNSSNIIKCQKLQCTAAMRRPGRPAKVKISGISVTVTTTSPGKRKIHMNRDTARKSPEKLCQRKALLPEPQPSKEPRKISSKPTSEDATRMQIERTTESKDGARERQTQTPPVLAVRHSVRVRKPSVYLLHSVATSTSRSLSHSTALLRRSRQLLINRASSKGSHRKRKEEGGEDSPGQEELLSGREERRSEGRGGVLCEDLSQVAGVSVDSIFPASSSEALRWWPVSSDQDSLNQELARRIRLISQSWVAADTTHTTRTATIMSAKQRLDDDSLSSWKPEVGSAVRLLFDRRCSVERLASWFMQTTETQSLGIVKKTSSRNPYELLHYPRNASRESVFPSPQTMRLRKHIKKFAKAVPKSPAQLRLAQERLRRGRELNARRRLFTARPASGGLRLRAPWRKVRALGTYRTTLLRVREKFLTWTLRAKQPNRLIWRRSLVEEGNSPHQVWPSAQPRKELTRSPHHHCLPASSETSHPCSPDQLTGLTKQQRLSSKAWSPERLKECCVFLKKINSPDTESTVEKEWDVCTVNLDDTYCPDETRQEERRGEDDKAVKTERRKRRVPWKESSGSPQEVMVQEHNQVRAGNRKGKQKNSGKATSQSPTPPPAKATSQSPTPPPAKATSQSPTSPPAKATSQSPTPPPAKATSQSPTPPPTKVMRKSRGRGLTGPRWRDFILGT; this is translated from the exons CTCCCCGTTGCCCCCGGTTACGGATGAACCCCAGAGGGAAGCAGAGGATGCTGGGATGCCCGATGCTCCAAGTGAGAGGAGCTCTGCTCTGGAGGCGGTGCGCTCCTCTTTATGCCCCGCCCATCGCTCTCTGCTCCAGCGAATCCTGAGGCTCGCCCACCAGCAGCACCGTCTATCATTGGCCTACAGGGACGCCCATCACCGCCTCGTCCCGCCCCCAGACCCTCTCTGCGGCCACCTGGTGGCCAAACAACAGGAcgacacctcctctcctccttccttcactGGCTGTTGGAGCCGTAGTGGAGCCACGCGTCCGACTGACTGGAAGACACCAGGTGGTCCAGGCTGTTGCTGCTGGCTGcctcctgtctgtttctgcctcCAGAGCCTCCGCTGCCTGTCCTGCCAGAGCCTGTCCCTGGGACACATCACCACTGGGGTTCGCACCTCCTCTTCTCTGTGCTCTTTCACGTCCTCCTCTTCTCGTTCATCCTCCGCTCTGTGCCCTAATCCCTCAGTCTGTCCCGTGGCCTCTGTCTGTTGCTCCAACCCCCAGCCCTGCGCCTCCTGCTGCTCAGAACACACCTACCTGGCCCCGGTCAGACACACAGccccgggaggaggaggaggaagcgaGTGCCCTGTCCTCAAGAGAGAGCGATCccgcaccccctctcctccccctctctcccccataccCTCAGACATGGACGGTAAGGAGGAAGACAagcctccctctcttctgcaACAGGAGGGGGAAAAAGAGGAGGAGGCTGGGTGTGGTGGGACGGTGGGTGAGGACAGGGAGCAGCAGGACCTGGTGGAGCGTTTCAGTGACAAACTAAAGACAATCAGACCCCAGGAGAAGGATCCTCCACTCAGCTCTGCCTTAGCCAATCACAACCTAGAGAAGGATCCCCACCTGACGACCTCGGCCAATCAGCACATTGCAGAGTCCCAGGCCGACGCCCACCTGAGTGAGATCATCACCACCGTTCTGAACACGGGTGGCGGCAGCGACTACAGCCTAAACGACATGTTGCATCACCATGACAACAACGAGAGCCATCCACCTCGGACGCGTTCCCGGCGGCGACAGGAGGCCCTGGCTGCCATGGCGACTTTGCCCGACCAGTCGTCCACCCGGCGCCAGACTTTGCTAATCAAACGGGAGCTGGCCAGGCTGAACCAATCGCTGGGCAGGAGGCTGTCGCTAGGGAAGAACAAGAGCCGCAGTGCCACGCCCTTTTCTACATGCTCCTCACCTGAACCAACCCCCGTTACAGCAGAGATAGACAGAATCACAGAGGAGGAGGGCGAGACCGGTAGAGTGAAGGAGGGCGAGACCGGTAGAGTGAAGGAGGGCGAGACCGGTAGAGTGAAGGAGGGCGAGACCGGTAGAGTGAAGGAGGGCGAGACCGGTAGAGTGAAGGAGGGCGAGACCggtagagtgaaggagggagagaccgGTAGAGTGAAGGAGGGCGAGACCGGTAGAGTGAAGGAGGGCGAGACCGGTAGAGTGAAGGAGGGCGAGACCggtagagtgaaggagggagagaccgGTAGAGTGAAGGAGGGCGAGACCGGTAGAGTGAAGGAGGGCGAGACCGGTAGAGTGAAGGAGGGCGAGACCggtagagtgaaggagggagagactggtAGAGTGAAGGAGGGCGAGACCGGTAGAGTGAAGGAGGGCGAGACCagtagagtgaaggagggagaaaCCGGTAGAGTGAAGGAGGGCGCAACGGAGAAGGTGACAGCAGAGGAGGGAGGTCCAGTGAGAGTCACGAAGGATAGAGTCGGCatgaaggaggagatggagaaactcccagtcctctcctctacacAACAGAGTCCCCCGCAGGAGGACCAACACAAACCAGAGAGCTGGAACATCACCTGTCAGGACAGCAGTAGGAGTGACCTCCctaagaagaggagagaggaggagtcacCAGGTTGTACCAGCTGTGGTCTTcctgagaggagtagagaggaagaggaggagtcacCAGGTAGTACCAGCAGTGCCTGTGACCATGGCAGTGGTCTTcctgagaggagtagagaggaagaggaggagtcacCAGGTAGTACCAGCAGCGCCTGTGACCATGGCAGTGGTCTTcctgagaggagtagagaggaagaggagtcacCAGGTAGTACCAGCAGTGGTCTTcctgagaggagtagagaggaagaggaggagtcacCAGGTAGTACCAGCAGTGGTCTTcctgagaggagtagagaggaagaggaggagacagcagGCAGCAGCAAGGACAGTAGCAGAGTGTCAGCCAGGAATAGCCCTTCCCACCCCTGCAGAACCAGGAGAGGCAGCAGGTCCCAGCCAGGCTGCAGCAGccaggtggtggtggggaggagcAGCCAGGCTGGGAGGTCCAGGAGGAGCATCGTCCCTCCCCAGCGGTTCTCCTCCTACGTCACAGAGCCCAGGATGATGTATTCTGCTGCCTGTTTCTCAGAGAGGATCTTCTCCGCCCCGAGGACGCCAAAGGATCGGCAACCACTCAATGCCCCCAACACCAATCGCGCAGACTCCCCGTCCTCGGCCACAGACACAGCTGAGGGGTTGGGCGAAGCAAGAGAAGAGGAATTACCGCTGGCATCCAGTCCTGAGGATGTCagtcaggagaggaggggaggcagaggctGTAGATCAACAGCAAGAGGTCAGAGTTCAGACCGTGAGTCACAGAGACGAGGTCAGGTGATTCCCGTCACTGCAGCTTCCTCTGAGCAGCAGAGTCCCCCTAAACACCGCTCCCCGAACAGGGCGGACGTTAGGCTCAGAGCAGCCAAACCTTTTGGGCGCTTACGCTCCTCCCACTCCGGCCAACAGTCCCAACCAGCGAGCCCTCAGACAGCCTCCAGGCCAGAGGTCCCCACTGGTCAGCCTCAGTACATCAGCCCCATCAAGCTGATGTTTGTGTCTGCAGTagtgggtgaggagggggtgaggtaCACCCTGAAGGCGGCTGCACCAGGATCCAGCTGGCATGGACAGGAGACCTTTGACCCCTGTGAGGAGTCATCGTGGGCTGGAAGTCCAGAGAAGACCCCAGAGAAGACTAGGAGTCCACCGAAGACCAGGAGTCCCCTCCAGACCAGTAGTCCACCGAAGACCAGGAGTCCACCGAAGACCAGGAGTCCCCTCCAGACCAGGAGTCCACCCAAGAACACCATATCATCATCACCAAAGCTGTGTGGAacgatgagaggaggagaggggggtagcCCGCCAAAACGCTCTCCCGGGTCCCAGAACGGAGACGGCTCGCCTCCTTTTCGTGAAACCACCCCCACAAAGAGACGTCCGGGACGTCCCAAGAAACTGGGCCCCCAGCTGGAGAAGAGGGCCAAGAGGCCGATCGGCCGCCCGCCCAAGCAAAGGGGTGTAGAGCCGAGCTGTGGCtccaggcagggtggtcaggacctGTCCAGTGGAGTTCCCTTAGGCTGCAGCACCGGGGAGGAGGGCAACGAGGAGAGAGACCCAGCCAACAGGAACCTAAAGATCACCGTGGTGTACGGACGCTCCCACAGGACCAAGAGGACAGTGTCGGAGGAGGCTGCTTGTCTCCAGGCTACAGAGCAGCTGATGGATCTGAACTTCGTCAGACCGGTGAAGGAGAAGAGGTTCGCTCCCCACgccagcaacagcagcaacattATCAAGTGCCAGAAGCTGCAGTGTACCGCGGCCATGCGTCGTCCAGGGAGACCCGCCAAGGTCAAGATCTCCGGAATCTCCGTTACCGTCACCACCACGTCGCCGGGGAAACGCAAGATCCACATGAACCGGGACACAGCCAGGAAATCTCCGGAGAAGCTCTGTCAGCGGAAAGCCCTCCTTCCTGAACCCCAGCCTTCCAAAGAGCCCAGGAAAATCAGCAGCAAGCCCACTAGCGAGGACGCCACTCGGATGCAGATAGAGAGAACGACAGAGTCCAAGGATGGAGCGAGGGAGCGACagacccagacccctcctgtgtTGGCGGTGCGTCACTCTGTGAGGGTGAGGAAGCCTTCAGTGTACCTGCTTCACTCTGTAGCCACCTCCACCTCTAGGTCCCTGAGCCACAGTACCGCCCTGCTGCGCCGATCCAGACAGCTACTGATCAACAGGGCCAGCAGCAAGGGCAGCCATCgcaagaggaaggaggagggaggagaggactccCCAGGGCAGGAGGAGCTGCTGtccgggagggaggagaggaggagcgagggaagaggaggggtgttGTGTGAGGACCTGAGCCAGGTAGCGGGGGTTTCAGTAGACTCCATTTTCCCGGCCAGCTCCAGCGAGGCGTTGAGGTGGTGGCCCGTCTCCTCCGACCAGGACAGCCTGAACCAAGAGCTGGCTCGCAGGATCCGCCTCATATCCCAAAGCTGGGTCGCTGCCGATACCACCCACACCACCAGGACGGCGACGATCATGTCCGCCAAGCAGCGACTCGACGACGACTCTTTGTCCTCCTGGAAGCCAGAGGTTGGGTCGGCAGTGCGGCTGCTGTTTGACCGGCGCTGCAGCGTGGAGAGGCTGGCCTCCTGGTTCATGCAGACCACTGAGACTCAGTCTCTGGGCATTGTGAAGAAGACCAGCTCCCGAAACCCCTATGAGCTCCTGCACTACCCCCGGAACGCCAGCAGGGAGAGCGTCTTTCCCAGCCCGCAGACCATGCGACTACGCAAACACATCAAGAAGTTTGCCAAAGCTGTGCCGAAGAGCCCCGCCCAGCTCCGTCTGGCCCAGGAGCGGCTCCGACGTGGAAGAGAGCTGAACGCCAGGCGGCGTCTGTTCACTGCGAGGCCGGCGTCTGGCGGGCTGCGTCTCAGAGCTCCTTGGAGGAAGGTCAGGGCCCTCGGGACGTACAGAACCACTCTGCTCAGAGTCAGAGAAAAGTTCCTCACCTGGACCCTCAGAGCCAAGCAGCCCAACAGGCTGATCTGGAGGAGAAGCCTGGTGGAGGAAGGCAACTCACCTCACCAGGTCTGGCCTTCTGCTCAGCCCAGGAAGGAGCTCACCAGGTCTCCACATCACCactgtctacctgcctcctcagaGACCAGTCATCCCTGCAGCCCCGACCAGCTGACAGGCCTCACCAAACAGCAGCGTCTCAGCTCTAAAGCCTGGAGtccagagagactgaaggagtgtTGCGTGTTCCTCAAGAAGATCAACTCCCCCGACACAGAGTCCACCGTTGAGAAGGAGTGGGACGTCTGCACCGTCAATCTAGATGACACATACTGCCCCGACGAgaccagacaggaggagaggaggggagaggacgacaAAGCTGTGAAAacggagagaaggaagaggagagttCCCTGGAAGGAGTCTAGTGGCTCGCCGCAGGAGGTGATGGTTCAGGAGCACAACCAGGTCCGAGCCGGGAACAGGAAAGGCAAACAGAAAAATTCAGGGAAGGCCACGAGCCAATCACCGACCCCACCGCCAGCGAAAGCCACGAGCCAATCACCGACCCCGCCGCCAGCGAAAGCCACGAGCCAATCACCGACCTCGCCGCCAGCGAAAGCCACGAGCCAATCACCGACCCCGCCACCAGCGAAAGCCACGAGCCAATCACCGACCCCGCCGCCAACGAAAGTCATGAGAAAATCGCGTGGGAGGGGCCTGACCGGGCCGCGGTGGCGTGACTTTATACTGG GAACCTGA